In a single window of the Nicotiana tomentosiformis chromosome 8, ASM39032v3, whole genome shotgun sequence genome:
- the LOC108948556 gene encoding uncharacterized protein, whose amino-acid sequence MAFQAGMNPPGGVWQDNEEVDSQGNSIQMQHKAGEAYSHPKSYRYFIRANSIAFVASLSTILLLISGLPFRKKLYMWALMVIMWLTVTSVALTYGISIYIVTPKKDREQLGQVIEISVTVWCSVMALLLLGNTIRLVYIWLRKKQQSRKYANSFHVNVC is encoded by the coding sequence ATGGCATTTCAAGCCGGAATGAACCCTCCTGGAGGTGTCTGGCAAGACAATGAGGAAGTTGATTCTCAAGGAAATTCCATACAAATGCAACATAAAGCAGGGGAAGCATATAGTCATCCAAAATCGTATCGATACTTTATTCGTGCTAATTCCATAGCCTTTGTTGCATCTCTTAGCACAATATTGCTGTTGATAAGTGGATTGCCATTCAGGAAAAAGCTTTACATGTGGGCTTTGATGGTTATAATGTGGTTGACAGTTACCTCAGTAGCACTCACTTATGGCATATCGATTTACATTGTCACGCCTAAGAAGGACAGAGAACAGCTTGGTCAGGTTATTGAAATTTCTGTTACAGTGTGGTGTTCTGTAATGGCATTGCTTTTGCTCGGAAACACAATTCGGTTGGTCTATATATGGTTGAGAAAGAAGCAACAGTCAAGAAAATATGCAAATTCGTTTCATGTCAATGTTTGTTAA
- the LOC104093325 gene encoding ankyrin repeat-containing protein BDA1-like isoform X1, producing the protein MEIDQKRLYEAAAEGDVTTLQELLQKDGLILDRVLTLTCFNETPLHVATMRGHVEFVKLILTQNPHLAAELDFLKSSALHIASVKGYIEIVKELVIVNPEMCLARDRNGRNPLHLAAIKGRVEVIKELIRIRPSAVLATTNDGENILHLCVKNNQLEVLKMLMEMMSNHEFLNARDGDGYTILHLAVTDKQIETVKYLLTNNKIEVNLKDDNGNTALDILAQSRRDMNDLQFGESPEIRRIKSQGYFIIQHPKFCKIS; encoded by the exons ATGGAAATTGATCAGAAGAGACTCTATGAAGCTGCAGCTGAAGGAGATGTAACAACTTTACAAGAATTACTTCAAAAAGATGGTTTGATTCTTGATAGAGTACTTACATTGACTTGCTTCAATGAAACTCCTTTACACGTAGCTACAATGCGCGGCCACGTTGAGTTTGTGAAATTAATTCTTACTCAAAATCCCCATCTTGCTGCTGAACTGGATTTCCTAAAATCATCAGCTCTTCACATTGCTTCTGTTAAAGGGTATATAGAAATTGTAAAGGAGTTGGTGATAGTGAATCCTGAAATGTGCCTTGCTCGCGATCGcaatggtagaaatcctctacATCTTGCAGCAATCAAAGGCCGAGTAGAAGTGATTAAAGAACTGATACGAATCAGACCAAGTGCAGTTCTAGCAACCACAAATGATGGGGAAAATATTTTGCATTTATGTGTGAAGAATAATCAGTTGGAGGTTCTGAAGATGCTGATGGAAATGATGTCAAATCATGAGTTCTTGAATGCAAGAGATGGAGATGGATATACAATTCTACATTTGGCTGTTACTGAtaagcaaattgag ACAGTTAAATATCTGTTGACAAACAATAAAATTGAGGTGAATCTAAAGGATGACAATGGGAACACAGCACTAGACATTTTAGCACAAAGTCGAAGAGACATGAATGATCTGCAATTTGGTGAGTCTCCGGAAATCAGGAGGATTAAGAGCCAAGGATATTTCATCATCCAACACCCAAAATTTTGCAAAATTTCCTAA
- the LOC104093325 gene encoding ankyrin repeat-containing protein BDA1-like isoform X2 encodes MEIDQKRLYEAAAEGDVTTLQELLQKDGLILDRVLTLTCFNETPLHVATMRGHVEFVKLILTQNPHLAAELDFLKSSALHIASVKGYIEIVKELVIVNPEMCLARDRNGRNPLHLAAIKGRVEVIKELIRIRPSAVLATTNDGENILHLCVKNNQLEVLKMLMEMMSNHEFLNARDGDGYTILHLAVTDKQIEALIKVMA; translated from the exons ATGGAAATTGATCAGAAGAGACTCTATGAAGCTGCAGCTGAAGGAGATGTAACAACTTTACAAGAATTACTTCAAAAAGATGGTTTGATTCTTGATAGAGTACTTACATTGACTTGCTTCAATGAAACTCCTTTACACGTAGCTACAATGCGCGGCCACGTTGAGTTTGTGAAATTAATTCTTACTCAAAATCCCCATCTTGCTGCTGAACTGGATTTCCTAAAATCATCAGCTCTTCACATTGCTTCTGTTAAAGGGTATATAGAAATTGTAAAGGAGTTGGTGATAGTGAATCCTGAAATGTGCCTTGCTCGCGATCGcaatggtagaaatcctctacATCTTGCAGCAATCAAAGGCCGAGTAGAAGTGATTAAAGAACTGATACGAATCAGACCAAGTGCAGTTCTAGCAACCACAAATGATGGGGAAAATATTTTGCATTTATGTGTGAAGAATAATCAGTTGGAGGTTCTGAAGATGCTGATGGAAATGATGTCAAATCATGAGTTCTTGAATGCAAGAGATGGAGATGGATATACAATTCTACATTTGGCTGTTACTGAtaagcaaattgag gctctcatcaaggtgatggcatag